A stretch of the Malus domestica chromosome 08, GDT2T_hap1 genome encodes the following:
- the LOC103441647 gene encoding serine/threonine-protein kinase-like protein At3g51990, whose amino-acid sequence MGYFLCKAESAIATCDPFNWDRKRKPRTRKPKPNNKPIKIRHFYYDDLVAATNGFAADRFLGKGSHGSVYKAILDGGSLVAAVKKTKTTKPSQTAPSSSASLHNVENEIEILSRVHHPRLVNLIGFSADGRNNNKLLVVEYMPNGSLNDLLHLNSRPPGWSRRVQFGLHVAKAVQALHSSNPPVIHRDIKSSNVLIDKDRNARLGDLGLALRGHVEDVLVKCTPPAGTLGYLDPGYLAPGDLSAKSDVFSFGILMLEILSGRNAIDVNYSPPSVVDWAVPIIKHGDIAGILDPRIGPPSDHAVIRRVALLAAKCVRSSAERRPTMAEVVERLKLARKKIHATPIWSSFKRRVNMKRVEDKNNHHQIHQPEYEEVVNVKSVRGGSRRRLNGKVASVMGAECEGESEAMIGGRVRRSKSIGSVNEIKAAGGGNEVRKGAGGGVAVRVAPSVVRLNKSRSTGVLNLSSPRVVRHQKRGFVFEFGGREVDSVELDMSKWMISLDRSEKSDKKMLQNHWFLSD is encoded by the coding sequence ATGGGTTACTTCTTGTGCAAAGCAGAGTCGGCAATCGCCACCTGCGATCCCTTCAACTGGGACCGCAAGAGAAAACCTAGAACCCgcaaacccaaacccaataacAAGCCCATCAAGATCAGACACTTTTACTACGACGACCTCGTCGCCGCCACCAATGGTTTCGCCGCCGACAGATTTCTGGGCAAAGGAAGCCACGGAAGCGTCTACAAGGCCATTCTCGACGGCGGGAGCCTCGTTGCCGCCGTTAAGAAAACGAAAACCACGAAACCATCGCAAACGGCGCCGTCCTCGTCGGCGAGTCTTCACAATGTGGAGAACGAGATCGAGATCCTCTCGAGAGTCCACCACCCCAGGCTCGTCAATCTAATCGGGTTCAGCGCTGATGGAAGAAACAACAATAAATTGCTCGTCGTCGAGTACATGCCCAACGGCTCCCTCAACGACCTCCTCCACTTAAACTCCCGACCTCCGGGTTGGTCCCGGAGGGTCCAGTTCGGTTTGCACGTGGCGAAAGCGGTTCAGGCGCTCCACTCGTCGAACCCTCCCGTCATCCACCGCGACATTAAGTCCTCCAACGTATTAATCGACAAGGACCGGAACGCGCGGCTCGGCGACTTAGGGCTGGCGTTGAGGGGACACGTGGAGGATGTTCTAGTTAAGTGTACGCCGCCGGCGGGGACGTTAGGGTACCTCGACCCGGGCTATCTTGCGCCGGGGGATCTAAGCGCCAAGAGCGACGTCTTCAGCTTCGGAATACTCATGTTGGAGATTTTAAGCGGGAGAAACGCCATAGACGTGAATTACAGTCCGCCGTCGGTGGTGGACTGGGCCGTGCCGATCATAAAGCACGGAGACATCGCCGGGATTCTGGACCCGAGAATCGGACCGCCGTCGGACCACGCCGTCATCCGCCGTGTGGCGTTGTTGGCCGCGAAGTGCGTGCGGTCGTCTGCCGAGAGGCGGCCCACAATGGCTGAGGTCGTTGAGCGTCTGAAGCTCGCGAGGAAGAAAATTCACGCAACGCCGATCTGGAGCAGCTTCAAACGGCGCGTGAACATGAAGAGGGTGGAGGATAAAAACAATCATCATCAGATTCACCAACCCGAGTACGAAGAGGTTGTAAACGTGAAGAGCGTGAGAGGAGGGAGTAGGAGGAGGTTGAACGGGAAGGTAGCGAGTGTGATGGGCGCAGAGTGCGAGGGTGAGAGCGAGGCGATGATTGGTGGGCGCGTGAGGAGGTCAAAGTCAATTGGGTCGGTGAATGAGATTAAAGCAGCCGGGGGAGGGAATGAGGTGCGGAAGGGAGCAGGAGGAGGGGTGGCGGTGAGGGTGGCGCCGTCAGTGGTGAGGTTGAACAAGTCGAGGTCAACGGGGGTGTTGAATTTGAGTAGTCCGAGGGTGGTGCGTCATCAGAAAAGAGGGTTTGTGTTTGAATTTGGAGGGAGGGAGGTTGATTCGGTGGAACTGGATATGTCAAAGTGGATGATTAGTTTGGATAGAAGTGAGAAATCTGACAAgaaaatgctccaaaaccacTGGTTTCTATCTGACTAG